GGACCGCCCGAGGCGGGTGACCCGGGAAGCCGCTTCCGGGGGGCGCTGAACAGGCAGGATAGCCGCCGCGTTGCCCGGGGCGCCCGGGTTTCGGGACGCCGGGTGCGGCCGAGGGCGAGAGTCGGGGACCGAGCCGGATACGGCCGACCGTCAGACCTCCCGACGCATCCTCAGGAGCCCGTTGTGCCCCGTGTACGCAAGTCCACCGCCCCCCGCGCCGCCAAGGCGGGCCGCCCCCGCAGCCTCCGCCGAGGGCGCCGCCCGTCCCGGCCCGCGCCCTCCTTCCCACTGGTCACACCGTCGTGGCGCGGGAACTGGAACGGGACCTGGAACGGGACCTGGGGTGAGGGTGGGCACCGGATCACGCTCAGCCTCGCCGGTTCCGCGGGCGCCGCCGTCGTCGTCGTCCTGGAGTGGTGGCTGCGGAGCCACTGAGTCAATCGCCCGAGCGGGGAACAGCCGGGCCGGTCGGCGCCGTTGCATCGAACGAGGGACCGGCGCCGCGCGGGCGGGGAGCACGGGGGACCACCAGGTCGTCCGCCCTGCCTGGATCCGGGCTCCAGGGTCGCGGCACGCCCGCCGCGCACTCGGACCACGACGTATTTCTGCAGAAGGACTGTTTGATGACTGACCGGCCCCTGACACTCATGGCTGTACACGCCCACCCTGACGACGAGGCCACCGGAACCGGCGGGGTCCTCGCCCGGTACGCGGCGGAAGGCATCCGCACCGTGCTCGTGACGTGTACCGACGGCGGTTGCGGTGACGGACCGGAGGGCGTCAAGCCGGGCGAGCCCGGGCACGATCCGGCGGCCATCGCCTTGATGCGCCGTCAAGAACTGGAGGCCAGCTGCGAAGTCCTGAAGGTCAGCGATCTGGAGCTGCTGGACTACGCCGACTCCGGGATGATGGGCTGGGCCAGCAACGACGCCCCCGGATCCTTCTGGCAGACCCCCGTGGAGAAGGGCGCCGCCCGGCTCGCGGAACTCATGCGGCACTACCGGCCCGATGTGGTCGTCACGTATGACGAGAACGGCTTCTACGGTCACCCCGACCACATCCAGGCCCACCGCATCACGATGGCGGCGCTGGAGATGGTCGCGCCGACGCTGACGCCGAAGGTGTACTGGACGACGATGCCCCGCTCGATGATGCAGCGGTTCGGCGAGATCATGCGCGAGTTCCATGAGGACATGCCGGAGCCGGATCCCGCCGAGGCCGCCGCGATGGCCAAGATCGGTCTCCCCGACGATGAGATCACCACCTGGGTGGACGCCGTCGAGTTCAGCGGTCAGAAGTTCGATGCGCTGGCCGCGCACGCCAGTCAGGGCGAGAACATCTTCTTCCTCAAAATGGGCAAGGAGAGGTTCGGCGAGTTGATGGGCACGGAGACCTTCGTACGGGTCAAGGACACCACCGGCGCGGCCGTACCCGAGAACGACCTCTTCGCCGGACTGCGCTGATCCGGCCGTTCGACGGGGCCCGGGAAACCGGCCCGGGCCGCACGGCCGTCAGTACTCGCGCACTGACGGCCAGAGTACGGACCACCGCTGGTGAGCGCCGTCGCACAGCACCAACTCCGCGTTCTGCTCCTGGTTGCCGATGCCGTGGCCGTTGTCGATGCGGCCAACGGTGCGGCAGTGGGTGAAAGGCCGTTCCAGGCGGTGCTGCCCGCCGGCCTGCTCGACCAGGAGGACGGGGCCGTCGTAGTTGTCCGCGGGCGGGCCCCAGTCGTACAGGCTCATGTGACCGGAGTAGACGAGGGGGAGCCTGTAGGCCGGCCCGTAACGGGCGAGGGCGCCCGCCTCGCCGTAGTTCGAGGTGAGCAGGACGGCGTGAGCGCGCTGTGCCGCGGGGATCGCGGTCCAGGCGGCCGCGGTGGCACGGGTGAAGCGGGGCCAGCCCACCTGCTCGCCCTGGTCGATGTCGACGGCGTTGGTCACGGCGACCGCCGAGACCGGCAGCACGGGCAGGGCGGCCAGGGCGCTTGTGGCCGCCGCCAGGAGAAGGAGGGGTGCGAGGGTGCGCCAGGGCCGGCCGGCATGGCGGGCTCGGCCGGCTCGGCGGATGACGGGTTCACAGCCGGGCGCCGTCACGGCGAGCAGCAGGGGGAGCGGGTAGTACGGCTTGCCGCCGCCGACGAGCACCAGGACGCAGAGCACCGGATAGGCGAGCGCCATTGGCCGGGCCCAGCGCAGCTCGTCATCGCGGAGCAGTCGGCGCAGGCCGAACACCGCGACGGGAACGAGGACCGGGGAGAACTGGAGCAACTGGAGCGGCAGGAACAGCAGCCGTCCCGACACGCCTTGGATGTGGCTGAGAACCCGGGCCACCTTCAGCTCGGGCCAGCCGTGGGTGGCCTGCCACCAGAGCGTGGGTGCGCAGATGAGGAGCGCGAGGAACAGCGCGAGTAGCGGTCCGAGCAGCAGCTTTGTGCTTCCAAGCTTTGCGTTTCCAAGCTTTGTACTTCCGGGCCGCGGGCGCCACGCGAACTCGCGCCGGGGGCGGGCCACCGGCCGATCCGCCAGCCGAACCACGAGCCGATCCACCAGCCAGCCCAGCGGCAGCGCGAGGAGCAGTGCGAGGAGCAGCGACAGGACGAGCTGCTTGTTCAGCAGCGTCACCCCGACCGCCATGCCCAGGGCCGGCCACCAGCGCAGGTTCCTGGTCCGCAGCAGCCGGAGCGTCAGGAGCAGGACGCCCAGCTCGGCGGTCAGATCGAAGGTGCTGGTGGACAGCAAATGGCCGATGGCCAGGACGTACCCGGAGCAGGCACAGCACGCGGCCGCGAGGATCTGCCCGCCACGACCGGCTCCCAGCTCCCGGGCCAGCAGGGCGGTCAGCACCACGGAACATGCCGACAGCAGCGCGGGTATGACCCGCAGGCCGGTCGGGCTCGTCCCGAATACGGCGGTGCCGGCCCGGGCGAGCAGCGGGGTCAGCGGCGGCTGGTCGACGTACCCCCAGGCCGGATGCCGCCCGGCGAGCAGGAAGTAGAGCTCGTCGCGGTGGAACCCGTACCGCCCCGACAGCGCGACCAACGCCGCGGCGAGCACGGCCGCCACCCATGCGACCGGCCGCAACGCGAACGGCCGTAACTCGACCGGCCGTAACGGCAACTGCTGCGGACCGAGCCGCCCGTCCCCCCGAACGTTCACCAGCGCAGTCTGGCAGCCACGACCGGCGCGGCCAAGGGTGCTGCCACCGCAGATCGCATGGGATCGCCGCGTGGACAGCTGCGCATCCGCCATCCGCCATCCGCCTCCCACTTGTGATTCCTAGGGATCCTAGGTTAAAACTAGGAGTCCTAGGATCGAGGAGTGTGTATGGCACGGGCAGGGCTGACGGCGGAGCGGGTGACGGTCGCGGGCGCCGAGCTGGCGGACGAGGTCGGGCTCGACAAGGTGACCATGTCGCAGGTGGCGCGGCGACTCGGCGTGAAGGACGCGAGCCTCTACGCGCACGTCCGCAGCCTGCAGGATCTGCGCGGACGGATCGCGCTGCTGGCGGCGGACGAGAAGACCCTCCGCATCGCGGAGGCCACGGCCGGGCGGGCGGGCAAGGACGCGCTGCTCGCGTTCGCCAACGCTTGGCGGGAGTACGCCCACACGTATCCGGGCCGCTACACCGCGACCCAGACCCCGATCCCGATCGACCCGGAACTGGCCGCGGGGGCGCCCGGACCGCGGCGCGCCATCGAGCTGACCTACGGAATGCTGCGCGGCTACGGACTCACCGAGCCCGACCTGACCGACGCGGTCCGGTTGCTGCGCAGCACGTTCCACGGCTTCGTCGCCCTGGAGGCCGCGGGCGGGTTCGGGCACGAGCGTTCGCCGCAGCAGTCCTGGGTCCGCGCCCTCGACGCCCTGCACGCCCTCCTGGAGCACTGGCCCCCGTCCCGAGAAGGAGACCTCGCATGACCGGCCCGACCACCGGCACCCTGCGCGTGAACGGCGCAACCCTGCACTACGACGTACGCGGCCGGGGCCCGCTCCTGCTCCTGATCTCCGGAGGGACGGGCGGCGCGGCCTCCTTCGACGCGATCGCCGACGACCTGGCCGCCGAATACACCGTCGTGACCTACGACCCGCGCGGCATGTCCCGCAGCACGCTGGACGACCCCGAAGCCGAGCAGAGCGTGGCCGAACACGCCGACGACGCCTTGCGGATACTGGAACTGCTGTCGCCCGATGAGCCCGCCCGGGTGTTCGGCTCCAGCTCGGGCGCGATCGCCGCCCTGCACCTGCTCACCGCCCATCCCGGACGCATCGAACGCCTCGTGGCACACGAGCCGCCGGTGGTGGAGGTCCTGCCGGACGCCCCCGCACACCGCGCGCTCCTGGCGCGCGTACAGGCGACCTTCCGTGCGGAGGGGCTCATGCCGGCGATGGCTGTGTTCGCGGCCGGTCTCAAGAAGGACGGCGACACCTCGGAGCCGATGGCCGCGAGCGAGCCGGAGACTGAGAGCCAGCCGAAGGCCGGGATGGAGGCAAAGGCCGGCTTCACGCTTCCACCGCAGGCAGCGGCGCGGGCCCGGCAGACGATGGCCAACCTGCCCTACTTCGTCGGGCGCATCGTGCCGAGCTTCATGTCCTACGTCCCGGACGTGAACCGGCTGGAGGCACTGGCGGACCGGCTCGTGCTCGCCTGCGGCCAGGACTCACGCGGCGAGCTGCCCTACCGTCCGGCCGCCTTCCTGGCCGAGCGTCTCGGCATCGAACTCCGGCACTTCCCCGGCGGGCACACCGGCCTGACCACGCACCCCGCCGAGTTCGGCGAGTTCCTCCGCAAGGCATTGCGCGGCTGAACCGCTGTCACACGGCGCGGGCGAGCGGGGCACGCCCCCCCGACACGGTTCAGCCGGGCCCCGGCCGTCGTTGGGGGTGCAGGGTCGCCCACTGTTCCAGGAAGCGGGCGGCCTCCGGGTCACCCGCGGCCGCCGCCCGCCGGTACCACAGCTCGGCCTCGCGCCGCCCGCGGCGGGTGCGGATGAGGATGTGCCCGAGGTCCATCATCGAGTCGACCGAGCCGGTCGCCGCGGCGCGCCTGAGCCAGGGTTGTGCCTCCTTGAACCGTCCCGTCTCGACCAGCAGGCCCCCGAGCGGGCCGCTCGCGGTCTCTTCGCCGGCCTCCACCGCGCGCAGCAGCCAGAACTCGGCTCCGGCGGGGCGGCCGGTCCGGGCCAGCACCATGCCCAGATTGGCCATCGCCGAGCTGTTCCCGCCGTCGGCGGCAACGCGCAAGTATCCTTCCGCCGCGCGTAGTTCGCCCGTCTGGCACCGCCGCAGGCCCTCGGCCGCCGCCGCGCGGATCCGCTCGGGGTCGGGGGCGCTACGGATCCACCCCTGGTGCCCGTCGGGCAGGCTGCGGCGGCGCATCCGCTTCAGCAGGCGCCTCGCCGCCCGGGCCCCGGGGATGAGGTTGAGCAGGGAGGACGCGGCCATGTAGACGAGGGTGGCCCTGACGTTCGTGGTCTCCCACTGGTCCGGGCCCAGCACCCGTTCGCAGTCGGCCAGCGCCTCCCGGACCATCTCGGTTCCCAGCGCGTACCGGCCGGCCGCGTAGTAGGCGTCGCCGAGCTGGTGACGGATGTTAAGAGTGGCCGGATGGTCCGGGCCCAGCACCCACAGGGCGTACCCCAGAGCGGCTTCCAGCACCTCGATGGCCGACCGGAGGTCTCCGGCCCGGAAATAGGCACTCCCGAGCACGGCGCGGACGGACACGGTCTGCCGGTGCTCCGGTCCGTGCTCCCGTTCGCATGCGACGAGTTCCGCCCGTAGCTGTTCGATGTCGTCGCGCGGCCGCTGGGTGAGTTCCGCTTCGACGGCGGCGACGTCCGAGCGTACGGCTGCGGTCACGGGGTGGCTCGCCCCCAGGACCCGCTCGCAGTCGGCGCGGAGCGCCCCGAGCTGCCGGGCGGATTCCGTCGCGTCCCCGGCGGCGTGGTGGGCACTGGCGAGGTGGTAGCGGGCGCGCAGGGTGTCGAACTGGTCCGGGCCCAGGATCCTGGCACAGTCGGCGAGCTGGGCTTCGAACAGACCGACCGCCCGGCCCATGGTGCCGCGTTCGTGATGGGCGATGGCGAGATTGCCGCGGGCGACCAGCGTGTCGGGATGGTCCGGCCCCAGCGCCCGTTCCCGGTGGGCGAGGTTCGCCTCCATCAGCTCGATACCGAGGTCCCGGTCACCGTCGTCGTAGGTGAAGGAGGCCAGGTGGGCCCGGGACGTCAGGGTCAGGCGGTGGTCGGGGCCCAGGATCCGCTGCTGGTCGGACAGGTTCGCCATGAGCAGATCACGGCCCCGGGCCCGGTCCCCGGCCGCGAGGTACGCGGCGGCCAGGTTGGCGCGGGCGTTGAGGGCGCGCAGGGCAGCGGGAGCGTACGTCCCCTGCGCCCCCGGTGTCCCTTGCGCCCCCGGCATCTCCTGCATCCCGTGTGCCCCCTGCGTCCCCTGCGTCCCCTGCGTCCGCTCGTGGAAGTCGGCGATCCGGACGCAGTACCGGATCGCCCGGTGCTGCAGGTTCTGGCTGCCGAGGAAGGCCGCGGCCGCCTCGAAGACGCCGGTCGTCGCGGGGTCGTCCTGCGCCGGGGTCGTGTACGCGACCAGGGCGTCGGCGTGCGGCAGGAACCGCTGCCAGGCCTCCAGCCCGGCGTCGAGCGGGGGGCGGGCCCGGTGGAGGAGGTCCACCGCCCGCACGCGCGCCCGGGCGACGGCCTCGTCGTCGCGGTGCCGGATCGCCGCGTCGGGTGTGCGGAACACCTCCTGCACGAGCCGGTGCACCGACAGCGAACCGCCGACGGCATTGGCCATCCGGTACGCGCGGAGCAGGCCCAGGGCGTGGACGAGCGGCCCCTGATCGGCCATCGGCGTCAGGAGGCCGCGCGGGATGCCGTCCGGGGCGAACCAGGCCAGGGTCCTGAACACTTCGAGGGCGAGCGCGTCCTGCGCGGCGATCCTGTCCAGGGTCACGGTCCAGACGGCGGCGATCGTCCGGTCCTCGGGTGTCCCGGCAGCCGCGTGGCGAAAGGTTTCGGCGCTGCTGTCGTCCAGGAGGTCCAGGTACTCGCCGACGCTGATGCCGGTCTGGGACAGATAGGCGCCCGCCTGCGCGACGGCGAGGGGCAGATGACCCAGCCGCCCACTCAGCCGGGCCGCGTCGGGAAGGTCCGCGCGGCCCGAGGAGCGCCGCAGCAGTTCCGTGGCGTCCTCGGCCGGCATGGCCCCGAGCGTCACGGGCCGGTCGACCAGGTCCTGCCAGCCCTCGGCGAGGCGGCTGGTGATCAGGAAACGCCCGGCGCCCCCGAGCGAACCGATCAGCTCCTGCACATCGGCCGGTGCGGCGACGTCGTCCAGGACCAGCAGCCACCCGTCGTGACAGGCCAGCCAACTGCGCGCCCACGCGGCGGCGTCCGGCAGGGGAGCGCTGTTCAGCTCGGGCACCATGCGTACGGCCAGCGCGGCCAGGCCCGCCTCGATCCGGTCGGGACTGTCGGCGGTGATCCACCAGACGGGGCTGTACGCGTCCTGCCGCATCTGGGCGTACCGGCAGGCCAGCGCCGATTTGCCGACTCCGCCGAGGCCCGCGACGGTCTGGGCGATCAGCCCCGTGCCGGACCGCATGGCGGTGTGCAGATCGTGGAGTTCCCGCTCCCGGCCCACGAACCGGCCGGGGGTCAGGGCGGTCGGAGAGAGCCTGCCCGGCCCGCCCGGCCAGCTCAGCGACGCCGCCGGGGGCAGGGGGTGGTGGTAGTTGTTGATCGTGTTCTTCGCACCGTCGCCCAGGGAGATGATCCCGTGGTTGACCTCGACCTCGGCCCGCCGACGGGAAACGTCGCCGAACGGGTCGCGGGCGGGGTCGCGGGAAGGGTCCACGTCGAACGGGTCGCGGGAG
This is a stretch of genomic DNA from Streptomyces sp. NBC_00536. It encodes these proteins:
- a CDS encoding PIG-L family deacetylase, translated to MTDRPLTLMAVHAHPDDEATGTGGVLARYAAEGIRTVLVTCTDGGCGDGPEGVKPGEPGHDPAAIALMRRQELEASCEVLKVSDLELLDYADSGMMGWASNDAPGSFWQTPVEKGAARLAELMRHYRPDVVVTYDENGFYGHPDHIQAHRITMAALEMVAPTLTPKVYWTTMPRSMMQRFGEIMREFHEDMPEPDPAEAAAMAKIGLPDDEITTWVDAVEFSGQKFDALAAHASQGENIFFLKMGKERFGELMGTETFVRVKDTTGAAVPENDLFAGLR
- a CDS encoding ArnT family glycosyltransferase, yielding MNVRGDGRLGPQQLPLRPVELRPFALRPVAWVAAVLAAALVALSGRYGFHRDELYFLLAGRHPAWGYVDQPPLTPLLARAGTAVFGTSPTGLRVIPALLSACSVVLTALLARELGAGRGGQILAAACCACSGYVLAIGHLLSTSTFDLTAELGVLLLTLRLLRTRNLRWWPALGMAVGVTLLNKQLVLSLLLALLLALPLGWLVDRLVVRLADRPVARPRREFAWRPRPGSTKLGNAKLGSTKLLLGPLLALFLALLICAPTLWWQATHGWPELKVARVLSHIQGVSGRLLFLPLQLLQFSPVLVPVAVFGLRRLLRDDELRWARPMALAYPVLCVLVLVGGGKPYYPLPLLLAVTAPGCEPVIRRAGRARHAGRPWRTLAPLLLLAAATSALAALPVLPVSAVAVTNAVDIDQGEQVGWPRFTRATAAAWTAIPAAQRAHAVLLTSNYGEAGALARYGPAYRLPLVYSGHMSLYDWGPPADNYDGPVLLVEQAGGQHRLERPFTHCRTVGRIDNGHGIGNQEQNAELVLCDGAHQRWSVLWPSVREY
- a CDS encoding TetR/AcrR family transcriptional regulator; translated protein: MARAGLTAERVTVAGAELADEVGLDKVTMSQVARRLGVKDASLYAHVRSLQDLRGRIALLAADEKTLRIAEATAGRAGKDALLAFANAWREYAHTYPGRYTATQTPIPIDPELAAGAPGPRRAIELTYGMLRGYGLTEPDLTDAVRLLRSTFHGFVALEAAGGFGHERSPQQSWVRALDALHALLEHWPPSREGDLA
- a CDS encoding alpha/beta fold hydrolase, which codes for MTGPTTGTLRVNGATLHYDVRGRGPLLLLISGGTGGAASFDAIADDLAAEYTVVTYDPRGMSRSTLDDPEAEQSVAEHADDALRILELLSPDEPARVFGSSSGAIAALHLLTAHPGRIERLVAHEPPVVEVLPDAPAHRALLARVQATFRAEGLMPAMAVFAAGLKKDGDTSEPMAASEPETESQPKAGMEAKAGFTLPPQAAARARQTMANLPYFVGRIVPSFMSYVPDVNRLEALADRLVLACGQDSRGELPYRPAAFLAERLGIELRHFPGGHTGLTTHPAEFGEFLRKALRG
- a CDS encoding tetratricopeptide repeat protein, giving the protein MEPFDVDPSRDPFDVDPSRDPARDPFGDVSRRRAEVEVNHGIISLGDGAKNTINNYHHPLPPAASLSWPGGPGRLSPTALTPGRFVGRERELHDLHTAMRSGTGLIAQTVAGLGGVGKSALACRYAQMRQDAYSPVWWITADSPDRIEAGLAALAVRMVPELNSAPLPDAAAWARSWLACHDGWLLVLDDVAAPADVQELIGSLGGAGRFLITSRLAEGWQDLVDRPVTLGAMPAEDATELLRRSSGRADLPDAARLSGRLGHLPLAVAQAGAYLSQTGISVGEYLDLLDDSSAETFRHAAAGTPEDRTIAAVWTVTLDRIAAQDALALEVFRTLAWFAPDGIPRGLLTPMADQGPLVHALGLLRAYRMANAVGGSLSVHRLVQEVFRTPDAAIRHRDDEAVARARVRAVDLLHRARPPLDAGLEAWQRFLPHADALVAYTTPAQDDPATTGVFEAAAAFLGSQNLQHRAIRYCVRIADFHERTQGTQGTQGAHGMQEMPGAQGTPGAQGTYAPAALRALNARANLAAAYLAAGDRARGRDLLMANLSDQQRILGPDHRLTLTSRAHLASFTYDDGDRDLGIELMEANLAHRERALGPDHPDTLVARGNLAIAHHERGTMGRAVGLFEAQLADCARILGPDQFDTLRARYHLASAHHAAGDATESARQLGALRADCERVLGASHPVTAAVRSDVAAVEAELTQRPRDDIEQLRAELVACEREHGPEHRQTVSVRAVLGSAYFRAGDLRSAIEVLEAALGYALWVLGPDHPATLNIRHQLGDAYYAAGRYALGTEMVREALADCERVLGPDQWETTNVRATLVYMAASSLLNLIPGARAARRLLKRMRRRSLPDGHQGWIRSAPDPERIRAAAAEGLRRCQTGELRAAEGYLRVAADGGNSSAMANLGMVLARTGRPAGAEFWLLRAVEAGEETASGPLGGLLVETGRFKEAQPWLRRAAATGSVDSMMDLGHILIRTRRGRREAELWYRRAAAAGDPEAARFLEQWATLHPQRRPGPG